CGCGAGTAGTTCGCTCCGGTGCTCAGGTTGGGCAGGTAGGCCAGACGTCCCATCCAGAGGTTGTTCTGCTGCTGGTGTATCTGCAGTTCGAGGGTCTTGATGTCCGGGTGGTTTTTCACCGCCTCGGCGCACAGTATATCGGCGTTCAGCTCGATGCGTTTGACGTCGTAATCATCCACCAGCGAGTACTGGGCCTCCAGCTTGCCACCCATGGAGCGGTTCAGGTCCATGCGCGAGGTGGCCAGGGTGTTCTCGTACTGGACGATCTGGAGTTCGGCGTTACGCACCTCGATCTGGGCCTGGAGCACATCCAGACGGGTCACCGAGCCCACGGAAAAACGCGCCTCGGCCAGGCGGAGCTGCTCGCGCCGCTGGTCGGCCTGGCGCTGGGCGGCCAGGAGCAGCTTTTTGTTGCGCAGGACATTGAAATAACCCTGGCGCACCTGGTTGACCAGGCCCAACTCGGAGCTGTAGATCCGGCTGATACGCTCATCCTTGAAAAACCTGGCGTTGCGCATATCGAAGTAATGCTCGGCGCGGTTGAAGAGAGTAAGATTGAAATTCAACTGGCCATAGGAGCTTTTACTGATACCACCGCTGGTGCGGACAATGCCGCTCTGATCGACATAGGAGCTGTTACGGTTGGTCTGGCCCATGCCGAACCCGCTGCTCAGGGTGGGCAGGTAGTTGCCCCAGGCGCTGAGCAGCTCGCCGGTGGCGGCGCGCAGATTTTCCTTGACCTTGCGGTGGTTGGGGCTGTCGGCCAGGGCGCGCTCGATGCAGTCCTTGAGCGACAGGGTCGGCCCCTCGTCCCCGGCGGCGCCCTGGGCGACAACGGCCTCGGCGATGCCGTGGCTGACCGGGAACAGGACCGAAAGGTTGTAGTCGTGGTAATAGGGCACCGGGGAATCCAGAAGGCCCTGGCCGCGGGCGGCCGCCGTCTGTTCGGCGGCCTGGCCCGTCCGGGCCGCGGCGGAAGCCGCGCCCGCGGCCAGCAGCACCGCGGTCAGAACAATGGCATGCAAACCTGTACGCTGCATCGATGAACCTCCGCTTGCGTTCGCACCTGGCGTTGACATAGTTGAATGTTGTTGACAGGACAGACAGGCCCTTGTTACGGGCGCTTGTTATCTATGACAAACGAATCGCCCGAATAGTTTCATTTCTTTTGCCGCTCTCCGTTCATCCCGGAGCGGAGCTTGCATCGCCGGCGCTCTGTCCGGGGCGGCCGGCGCGCCGGACCAGAAACCCTCCCGCCAGAAGGCAGCCCGCCCCGACTGCCAGCCAGGGCGCCGGGACATCTTCCATCGAGTCCACCCAGGCCTGCTCTGTCCCGGACGCGCAGTTGACCAGGACCAGGGCCAGGGTGTTGTTGACCAGGTGGGTGGCTACCGACGGCCAGAGCGAGCCGCCCGACTCGGCGACCCAGGCCAGGAGAAGGCCGATCAGGGCCAGGGTGGGCCAAC
This genomic stretch from bacterium harbors:
- a CDS encoding CPBP family intramembrane metalloprotease, which produces MALAGLALAPAFLEEVLFRGLLQGAARRRFGSGAAILLSGVLFGLFHLDLYRWPTLALIGLLLAWVAESGGSLWPSVATHLVNNTLALVLVNCASGTEQAWVDSMEDVPAPWLAVGAGCLLAGGFLVRRAGRPGQSAGDASSAPG
- a CDS encoding TolC family protein; translation: MQRTGLHAIVLTAVLLAAGAASAAARTGQAAEQTAAARGQGLLDSPVPYYHDYNLSVLFPVSHGIAEAVVAQGAAGDEGPTLSLKDCIERALADSPNHRKVKENLRAATGELLSAWGNYLPTLSSGFGMGQTNRNSSYVDQSGIVRTSGGISKSSYGQLNFNLTLFNRAEHYFDMRNARFFKDERISRIYSSELGLVNQVRQGYFNVLRNKKLLLAAQRQADQRREQLRLAEARFSVGSVTRLDVLQAQIEVRNAELQIVQYENTLATSRMDLNRSMGGKLEAQYSLVDDYDVKRIELNADILCAEAVKNHPDIKTLELQIHQQQNNLWMGRLAYLPNLSTGANYSRSKDGLDFLPNQVQSRGLSISLGWNILDSFSRFRSNRNTEISLNNLNLDLAQKRLDIEREVRAGLLELDRLYQRHVTLGESESLASQSLELQQERYRLGASSLLDLRQAQVDYSQAEVNYINSIYDYHIELSRLSLNVGRDLSGQFGN